The genomic stretch ATATCTTTTACTGGTTCGACCAATATATATTGGCTTACATCCAGTCAAGAGATTTACACCCTCAATAGAGAAATTTACAGCCTCAATAGTCAAGAGCAACACTTCAAACAGTCCCTCAAGTACAATCTTTtttctcaaagaactcaatttCACTCTTTCCCAATGCCCCAGTACACCCGATTCTCACACAAAAGGCTATCTCACTAGTTTCTCTATTTCAGAATGTAAAATGAAagaaccacaaaaaaaaaaaatttctcaaaGAATTAAGCAATCGTAAAAGAAGAATATAAAGTTCTTAATTCTAAGAAAATATCAACGATATATGTActacaaaatatttataaaatatcttattttaaaaagaaaCAGAAGGCTAAAATGACCTCTAGTTGCAGCAGAAGCCACCGGCGCAATGGCGGTAACAGTAAGCGATGATGATCGGTAATGGCTGGCGGTGACGATGGACTGTGGTAGCCAGCGTCGACGACGGAAAACgctaaagaaagaaaaaacccaAGTAAATGAAATGAAGGAGAAGGCAAGTTTTGTTTTACATGttttttctttcattattttttgttttaattttaaccTTTGGATTCAAAATAATGTCAAAATTGATGCCCATTGAACATGtctctaaatatttatatatatggtctTGGATTATATTCCGTTCACGGAATGGTTCAGTCATAAAATAGTTAAAGGGGGCCCCAATTTGTACTACTATTCGACTGACATTGTACCACTATTTTTGATAAAAAGTGAGGTTAAATAGTGTAGTTTGTCCCATCGAACAATTAATGCAACTGTCCAAGCCACCGGAGATAACcgcttttatattattttatgtgaATAGTTACATGTTGGGGTGGTTTTCTGGTAATTGTACTTCTTGAACTTTTGGTCTTTTGGTAATTTGTAGCTTCATAACATATTTGTTGTTTTTTTACATTGACTGTACATTTAGTACATTGTTCTTACTATTTTGCACATTGTTTATGAACACATACTGTTTAACACAGGTAGATGGGCTAGTCCGAGTCCATGAGCACGGCCCAAACGAAAAGGGTCTATTACAGTGAAATAAACTTTAAAATTGAGACTTTTTTTTATTAGGCCCAAAGTTATGAATGGGGCACGTAAGATAATTTTTTGTAATGAAgatgttttatttaatatatcttcCCCTTTTGTTATCTCACCAGCAGACAAAGTAGTGATCAATTAATATATCAGAAGACGTAGTATTGAATATTGTAGTGAAAAGTTAGTAAAACAATGAGGACTGCTAAAATCAAAACTAATTAACACTATTTTTTTTATCCTAATTAACGATAAAGATAACAATATTATTAGTTTACTTAATAGAATAATATTAGTAAATTTGTAATAGTAATAAACAAGTTTGGTGAGTTGCATTAacgatgaatttttttttgtttttttatcctaattaattacctaattcatattaatattatgCTTTAAACATGGTTTTAATGATTTTATGCCTATTTGGTGAGAAGCATATATACTTTAAGCAATCAATTAAAAAAGCTAACAAAGTTACTTACTATTAAAATCTCGTAAGTATAGATAGTAGGCTCGAATCTACACGATATGATTAAGT from Humulus lupulus chromosome 5, drHumLupu1.1, whole genome shotgun sequence encodes the following:
- the LOC133833939 gene encoding uncharacterized protein LOC133833939, with the protein product MKEKTCKTKLAFSFISFTWVFSFFSVFRRRRWLPQSIVTASHYRSSSLTVTAIAPVASAATRGQALLVVEGVWNQLRRERNDNIAVIIDVDTAERLEELFFLPI